A portion of the Granulosicoccus antarcticus IMCC3135 genome contains these proteins:
- a CDS encoding ABC transporter permease yields the protein MFGYLIGRLSQAVVVVFAMSIIVFVGVYAIGNPIDVMIDPGATQEIRDKLIRQYGLDQPLWQQYFTFVSNVFHGDLGRSMIYNISVTNLVFSRLPATVELVLVSVVIASLIGIPAGLYAGYKPNSLGAKLIMALSVLGFSVPTFWIGMLMIMGFAVELGWLPSGGRGEVAEFLWFNTSLATSDGWAHVIMPAINLSLFKMGLLIRLTRAGMVEAMGAEYVRFARAQGLPDRQIVFSHILRNISIPIVTVFGLELGSTLAFAVVTETVFNWPGVGKLIIDSILQLDRPVMVSYLVMVVILFVMINLIVDLIYARLDPRVRLKGDS from the coding sequence ATGTTCGGATATCTGATCGGTCGATTGTCACAAGCAGTCGTCGTGGTTTTTGCCATGTCGATAATCGTGTTCGTTGGCGTCTATGCCATCGGCAACCCGATCGATGTCATGATCGATCCCGGTGCCACCCAGGAAATACGCGACAAGCTGATCCGGCAATATGGCCTTGATCAACCGTTGTGGCAACAGTATTTCACCTTTGTCAGCAACGTTTTCCACGGCGACCTTGGCCGATCGATGATCTACAATATATCGGTTACCAACCTTGTATTTTCCAGATTGCCAGCCACCGTCGAACTGGTCCTGGTGTCGGTCGTCATTGCATCGCTTATCGGTATTCCAGCTGGACTGTATGCCGGTTACAAGCCCAACAGTCTGGGCGCCAAGCTGATCATGGCACTCTCTGTTCTGGGTTTCTCGGTACCCACCTTCTGGATCGGCATGCTGATGATCATGGGCTTTGCCGTCGAACTTGGCTGGCTGCCCTCAGGAGGGCGCGGAGAAGTGGCAGAATTTCTCTGGTTCAACACCTCGTTGGCCACCTCCGATGGCTGGGCGCATGTCATCATGCCTGCCATCAATCTCTCACTGTTCAAGATGGGATTGCTGATACGGCTGACTCGCGCCGGCATGGTAGAGGCAATGGGCGCCGAGTACGTGCGATTCGCCCGCGCTCAGGGCTTGCCCGACCGGCAAATCGTCTTCAGTCATATCCTGCGCAATATCTCGATTCCCATCGTGACAGTCTTTGGCCTTGAACTGGGTTCAACACTGGCTTTTGCCGTTGTCACCGAGACGGTGTTCAACTGGCCAGGGGTCGGCAAGCTGATTATCGACAGCATTCTGCAACTCGATCGCCCCGTCATGGTGTCCTATCTGGTCATGGTGGTGATTCTGTTCGTGATGATCAACCTGATCGTTGACCTGATCTACGCACGCCTTGATCCACGTGTGCGACTCAAAGGAGATTCCTGA
- a CDS encoding ABC transporter substrate-binding protein, with product MMLKTTLRPGIAALALLTAAPGVMAQDLMIGLRAGPDSIDPHWSTLGSQAEALRHVFDTVVDVDDKLQLKPGLALSWEAIDDTTWEFKLREGVTFHDGSPFTADDVKFSIERIPEVTGPMPMTLYTKYVDSVEVVDDYTLHIKTKGRAPSLPNDFTRLFVVPSETGMDARNEEFNSGEKAIGTGPYKFISWQPKGDMVMERYEGYWGETPAWEKVTRREIPDDAARVAALKSGQVDLINYVPATDYVSMQNDSSLETSVSDSIYILNIAPSVKDEEPQPIKVNGKEVDGNPLQDLRVRKALDYAIDRKTLVRVVLEGLGTPANQLMPEGFFGYSDKLGEREYDIEQAKSLLAEAGYPDGFEIDFTCTNNRVPGDAVVCEALAQMWSKLGLKVNAQALNGTVYFPAAAREEYTMTMSAWGTLTGEAAYTYGAMVRSKDAEKGFGNFNRSGYSNPEFDKVFDEGSQLLDAEPRRELYEEASYIAMEDRALIPTVILQTVWASKAGTLDFPPRVDQETRAYEITPE from the coding sequence ATGATGTTGAAGACCACTCTCAGACCCGGCATTGCAGCGCTAGCGTTATTGACTGCAGCCCCCGGTGTCATGGCGCAAGATCTCATGATCGGCCTGCGTGCCGGGCCTGATTCCATTGACCCGCACTGGTCCACTCTGGGTAGTCAGGCCGAAGCCTTGCGTCATGTCTTCGATACAGTGGTAGACGTCGATGACAAACTGCAACTCAAGCCAGGCCTGGCACTGAGCTGGGAGGCGATTGATGACACCACTTGGGAATTCAAGCTACGCGAAGGCGTCACCTTTCATGATGGCAGCCCCTTCACGGCCGACGATGTGAAATTTTCCATCGAACGCATTCCAGAAGTCACAGGCCCCATGCCAATGACGCTGTACACCAAGTACGTTGACTCGGTTGAGGTGGTCGACGACTACACGCTACATATCAAGACGAAAGGTCGCGCCCCTTCTCTGCCCAACGATTTCACTCGCCTGTTTGTCGTGCCATCCGAAACCGGCATGGACGCACGTAACGAAGAATTCAACTCAGGCGAAAAAGCCATTGGCACAGGACCCTACAAGTTCATCAGCTGGCAGCCCAAGGGCGACATGGTGATGGAGCGTTATGAGGGATACTGGGGAGAAACCCCAGCCTGGGAGAAAGTTACGCGCCGGGAAATCCCTGACGATGCAGCACGCGTTGCTGCGCTCAAATCCGGCCAGGTCGATCTGATCAATTACGTACCGGCAACCGATTATGTGTCGATGCAGAACGACTCCAGCCTGGAGACATCTGTCTCCGACTCTATCTACATTCTGAATATCGCGCCTTCGGTTAAAGATGAAGAACCCCAACCTATCAAGGTCAACGGTAAAGAGGTAGACGGCAACCCACTACAGGATCTGAGAGTACGCAAGGCACTGGATTACGCTATCGATCGCAAGACACTGGTACGCGTCGTTCTCGAAGGCTTGGGAACACCAGCCAACCAGCTCATGCCTGAAGGCTTCTTTGGCTATTCAGACAAACTGGGCGAGCGTGAATACGACATTGAACAAGCCAAGTCATTACTCGCCGAAGCCGGTTATCCGGATGGTTTTGAAATCGATTTTACTTGCACCAATAACCGCGTTCCAGGCGATGCCGTCGTGTGTGAAGCATTGGCTCAAATGTGGTCAAAACTGGGTCTGAAAGTCAATGCACAGGCACTCAACGGCACCGTGTATTTCCCTGCTGCAGCTCGTGAGGAATACACCATGACCATGTCCGCCTGGGGCACCCTGACAGGCGAAGCCGCCTATACATACGGTGCAATGGTACGCAGCAAAGATGCTGAAAAAGGCTTTGGAAACTTCAATCGCAGTGGCTATTCGAACCCTGAATTTGACAAGGTATTCGATGAAGGCTCACAGTTACTGGACGCCGAGCCGCGTCGCGAACTCTATGAAGAGGCTTCCTACATCGCCATGGAAGATCGCGCCCTGATCCCCACCGTCATCCTGCAAACCGTCTGGGCATCAAAGGCCGGCACACTGGACTTCCCACCACGGGTCGACCAGGAAACCCGGGCCTACGAAATCACGCCTGAGTAG
- a CDS encoding GntR family transcriptional regulator: MTQNESQAIGNALKRITDAIDVNSSVPVSVQLRGALEYGIATGELPASSQLPSVRRFAAYLGLSPVTVSGVYAVLQERGHIEGRVGCGTFVVDRGKPSASEALQMARFEKQLTELICAGEALGLSCQDIAFRVSIASARQTVTPLRVLMLATFRETTEAYAEDLRQFLDSGDEVVAWSVDRLEEGDPPVADLVCCPHTMTGEASRLFPQLPVVGLTLIPNGETRVALATMPPEATVLVVSFFDDFLALMKSGVARFAPHVNEIIAVPCSDSNLEQALKMADVVIYSSGAGYLRDTLRANQNAIEYRHTPDSNSVRRELLPAIESARSCAVPKEIDRED, encoded by the coding sequence ATGACTCAAAATGAATCACAAGCAATAGGCAATGCACTAAAAAGGATCACGGATGCTATCGACGTTAATTCGTCGGTTCCCGTTTCTGTGCAGCTGCGAGGTGCTCTGGAATATGGCATCGCTACTGGCGAACTGCCAGCCAGTTCGCAGTTGCCGTCGGTGCGCCGATTTGCAGCCTATCTTGGTTTGTCACCGGTAACCGTCAGCGGTGTGTATGCGGTGTTGCAAGAGCGTGGGCATATTGAGGGTCGTGTCGGCTGTGGCACCTTTGTGGTGGATCGTGGCAAGCCTTCGGCTTCAGAAGCACTGCAAATGGCCAGGTTTGAAAAACAGCTCACCGAACTGATTTGCGCGGGGGAGGCATTGGGTTTGTCGTGTCAGGACATCGCGTTCAGGGTGTCTATAGCCAGTGCCCGTCAAACGGTTACGCCGTTGCGTGTGCTGATGTTGGCAACTTTTCGTGAGACCACCGAAGCCTACGCCGAGGATTTGCGACAGTTTCTCGACAGTGGTGACGAAGTCGTGGCATGGAGTGTTGATCGGCTTGAAGAAGGCGATCCGCCTGTGGCGGACCTGGTGTGCTGCCCGCATACCATGACCGGGGAGGCCAGCCGCCTGTTTCCGCAGTTACCGGTTGTCGGACTGACACTGATTCCCAATGGAGAAACTCGGGTTGCCCTGGCAACGATGCCACCTGAGGCAACGGTGCTGGTTGTGTCCTTCTTCGACGATTTTCTTGCACTGATGAAGAGCGGTGTCGCGCGGTTCGCCCCGCATGTCAATGAAATCATTGCGGTGCCGTGCAGCGATAGCAATCTTGAACAGGCACTCAAAATGGCCGACGTGGTCATCTATTCGAGCGGTGCCGGTTATCTGCGAGACACGTTGCGAGCGAATCAGAACGCCATTGAATACAGACATACTCCGGACAGCAATTCGGTTAGACGCGAGTTGTTACCGGCCATTGAATCTGCGCGCTCCTGCGCAGTGCCCAAGGAGATAGACCGTGAAGATTAG
- a CDS encoding creatininase family protein: MKISDCNWFEVERWLETDDRCVLPLGSTEQHAYLSLSVDSILSEKMAADAAEPLGVPVFPAIPYGLTPYFMAFPGTVSLSLSTYATVVREVLDSLYATGFRRILIVNGHGGNSPVQPACAEWMQANEGARCRFHDWWRAPKTWEAVQSIDPVASHASWMENFPWTRLEDRQMPSEQKPYVDFDRLRDRNAQGVRELIGDGNYGGFYQRPDEEMHQLWDVAVNETRELMEGDWL, encoded by the coding sequence GTGAAGATTAGTGACTGCAACTGGTTCGAGGTCGAACGCTGGCTTGAAACCGATGACCGTTGTGTGTTGCCGCTGGGCAGTACCGAGCAACATGCGTATCTGAGCCTTTCTGTTGACTCGATATTGTCGGAGAAAATGGCGGCAGATGCAGCAGAGCCGTTGGGAGTACCTGTGTTCCCGGCAATCCCCTATGGCCTGACGCCTTATTTCATGGCATTTCCCGGTACTGTCTCACTGAGTCTGAGCACTTATGCAACTGTGGTACGCGAGGTTCTGGACAGTCTCTATGCGACAGGTTTCAGGCGTATTCTCATTGTCAACGGGCATGGCGGCAACAGTCCCGTGCAGCCGGCCTGCGCCGAGTGGATGCAGGCAAATGAAGGTGCCCGTTGTCGCTTTCATGATTGGTGGCGAGCCCCTAAAACCTGGGAGGCTGTGCAGTCCATTGATCCTGTCGCTTCACACGCCTCATGGATGGAGAATTTTCCCTGGACTCGTCTTGAAGATCGACAGATGCCCAGTGAGCAAAAGCCCTACGTTGATTTCGATCGCTTGCGTGATCGCAATGCCCAGGGTGTACGCGAATTGATCGGTGACGGTAACTATGGTGGCTTCTACCAGCGCCCTGATGAAGAGATGCATCAGTTATGGGATGTGGCGGTTAACGAGACGCGCGAGCTGATGGAAGGCGACTGGCTATGA
- a CDS encoding ketopantoate reductase family protein: MTTGVGGDPILIWGAGAIGGILGAYFARAGQAVQMVDIVEDHVTAMSTDGLLIEGPVEEFRQVLPAATPETLTGSYRRVILAVKAHHTELALDMLMPHLAEDGYIVSAQNGMNERQIALRVGAHRTVGCFVNFSADWLGPGRILYGNRAAVALGELDGSMSSRLQEMHSLFSLVEPKAVMTDNIWGYLWGKMGYGSLLFATALTPESMSDAMDPAVHRPVYAMLGGEVMRLAAAEGVQPIGFNGFDPLAFSTVNTQQIDKSIDTMVAHNRKTAKTHSGIYRDLAVRKRKTEVDAQIGILVEIGRLHGIATPALECLYDMIRDIENGKREQSTELLDRMVPLCS; this comes from the coding sequence ATGACGACAGGTGTTGGTGGCGATCCGATACTAATCTGGGGCGCCGGTGCCATAGGTGGCATTTTGGGTGCCTATTTTGCCAGAGCCGGACAGGCCGTGCAGATGGTCGATATTGTCGAAGACCATGTCACGGCAATGAGCACGGATGGCTTGCTGATAGAAGGGCCTGTGGAAGAATTCAGACAGGTTTTACCGGCGGCCACCCCTGAGACTCTGACTGGTAGCTATCGACGTGTGATCCTCGCTGTCAAGGCTCATCACACCGAACTGGCACTTGATATGTTGATGCCACACTTGGCCGAGGACGGTTATATCGTCTCTGCGCAGAATGGTATGAATGAGCGGCAAATCGCCTTGCGCGTGGGAGCGCATCGTACCGTGGGTTGTTTCGTGAATTTCAGTGCAGACTGGCTGGGGCCCGGACGCATACTCTATGGTAATCGCGCAGCAGTGGCGCTGGGAGAGCTGGACGGTAGCATGAGCTCCCGTTTGCAAGAGATGCATAGTCTGTTCAGTCTGGTGGAACCCAAGGCTGTCATGACAGACAATATCTGGGGGTACCTGTGGGGCAAGATGGGCTACGGATCATTGCTGTTTGCAACGGCGTTGACGCCTGAATCCATGTCCGATGCCATGGATCCGGCAGTGCATCGGCCGGTTTATGCCATGCTGGGTGGGGAGGTCATGCGATTGGCTGCGGCTGAGGGTGTGCAGCCTATTGGTTTCAACGGTTTCGATCCGCTGGCATTCAGCACCGTAAATACACAGCAGATTGATAAATCGATTGATACGATGGTGGCGCACAACCGCAAGACTGCCAAGACTCATTCGGGCATTTATCGTGATCTGGCCGTGCGCAAACGCAAGACCGAAGTGGATGCTCAAATTGGTATTCTTGTTGAGATTGGTCGCTTGCACGGGATCGCAACGCCTGCGCTGGAATGCCTCTACGATATGATTCGCGATATTGAAAACGGCAAGCGGGAGCAATCCACCGAATTGCTGGATAGGATGGTGCCACTATGCAGCTGA
- a CDS encoding SDR family NAD(P)-dependent oxidoreductase → MQLNLDQRVFAVTGAAQGIGAAIVESLVAEGAIVAAIDIDADGLSRLEMLQGVTCHSGDLGSPDSAHAICKEIIDQHGHVDGLVTAAGGVRGQIGRPLEEITPADWQAIFAANVDAAMWCAQGFAPAMKQRGWGRIVTISSGAGLKPSLTGIQAYASAKHALVGLTRQLALELGPAGITVNSVAPGFVLSNPSTERQWQAFGAERQAQIVNSIHTRRLGRAEDIADAVTFLCSDKAGWITGQILQVDGGHA, encoded by the coding sequence ATGCAGCTGAATCTTGATCAGCGAGTATTTGCAGTTACCGGTGCTGCGCAGGGAATCGGTGCGGCGATCGTGGAATCGCTGGTGGCAGAAGGGGCCATTGTTGCCGCAATCGATATTGATGCTGATGGTCTGAGCCGGCTCGAGATGCTGCAGGGTGTGACCTGTCACAGCGGCGATCTGGGCTCGCCCGACAGTGCGCATGCCATCTGTAAAGAGATCATTGATCAACATGGCCATGTCGATGGACTGGTGACCGCTGCAGGCGGCGTGCGAGGTCAGATTGGCAGGCCATTGGAAGAGATCACGCCAGCGGATTGGCAGGCCATTTTTGCGGCCAACGTGGATGCTGCCATGTGGTGTGCACAAGGCTTTGCACCTGCCATGAAGCAACGTGGCTGGGGGCGAATCGTGACCATATCGTCGGGGGCTGGATTGAAACCCAGTCTGACGGGCATACAAGCCTATGCCTCGGCAAAGCACGCCCTGGTAGGTCTGACCCGGCAGCTTGCACTGGAGCTGGGGCCGGCGGGTATTACTGTCAATTCGGTTGCACCCGGCTTTGTCCTGTCCAATCCTTCAACTGAGCGACAGTGGCAAGCTTTCGGGGCCGAGCGACAGGCGCAGATTGTCAACAGTATCCATACACGCAGGCTTGGCCGGGCGGAGGATATTGCTGATGCCGTGACGTTTCTATGCTCGGACAAGGCTGGCTGGATCACGGGGCAGATACTCCAGGTGGACGGAGGTCATGCATGA
- a CDS encoding polysaccharide deacetylase family protein gives MTEPHEWDEATWRQKVNAVRAGRSLLPKTWPGGARCAVALSFDSDHETNELRDGAQSVARLSWGEYGSRRGIPRIRRALDRHGAKASFFVPAVSALLHPEEQRALADEGHEIGLHGWIHELNTKLDAVTERELMLRASDTLEKVCGVRPQGMRTPSWDYSPNTLNIAREMGLLYDSSLFSDDDPYEIMAEGKPTGIVELPVEWIRDDAVYFMMNRFGAQRPYTPPADVLDIFLREFEGAREEGGLFLLTMHPHVIGYRSRIFILEKLLEHIVATGDCWIATHAEIASYCLAESEHSGTPSS, from the coding sequence ATGACTGAGCCTCATGAGTGGGATGAAGCGACATGGCGTCAGAAAGTCAATGCCGTCAGAGCAGGGCGCTCTTTGTTGCCCAAGACTTGGCCCGGTGGCGCCCGGTGTGCCGTGGCCTTGTCCTTTGACAGTGACCATGAGACCAATGAGCTGCGTGATGGTGCTCAGTCGGTAGCGCGACTTAGTTGGGGAGAATACGGATCAAGACGCGGCATTCCGCGTATCCGGCGTGCGCTTGATCGCCACGGTGCCAAGGCCAGTTTTTTTGTGCCAGCAGTATCAGCCTTGTTGCATCCCGAAGAGCAGCGTGCATTGGCCGATGAGGGTCATGAGATTGGCCTGCATGGCTGGATTCATGAGCTGAATACCAAGCTCGATGCAGTTACCGAACGAGAGCTGATGCTGCGCGCCTCTGACACCTTGGAGAAGGTGTGTGGCGTGCGCCCGCAGGGAATGCGAACGCCTTCCTGGGACTACAGCCCGAATACGTTGAACATTGCACGTGAAATGGGATTGTTGTATGACAGTTCGCTGTTCTCCGATGATGATCCGTATGAAATCATGGCTGAAGGCAAGCCGACAGGTATTGTCGAGCTACCGGTCGAGTGGATTCGTGATGATGCGGTGTATTTCATGATGAACCGTTTCGGTGCGCAGCGACCGTATACGCCGCCTGCTGATGTGCTGGATATTTTCCTGCGCGAATTCGAAGGTGCAAGAGAGGAGGGCGGACTTTTTCTGCTGACCATGCATCCGCATGTCATTGGCTACCGCAGTCGGATCTTTATACTAGAAAAATTGCTTGAACATATTGTAGCGACGGGTGATTGCTGGATAGCCACCCATGCCGAGATCGCCAGCTACTGTCTGGCTGAATCTGAACACTCAGGAACCCCATCATCATGA
- a CDS encoding isoaspartyl peptidase/L-asparaginase family protein: MTRFSLAVHGGAGTINKATLTPELEVRYHEGLRTALRAGHAILKDGGSAMDAVTAAVCALEDEPLFNAGRGAVFTSEGVQEMDAAVMDGKTREAGAVGGIFGPRNPILAARAVMESTEHVMLIGPNALQVARNADLPFEEAPYFFTQSRWDALQSTLAMRATGQVDDDPARRHGTVGAVACDAQGNLAAATSTGGMTAKAPGRIGDTPIIGAGTYADNKTCAVSGTGHGEVFIRFTAAAEIAARMRHAGESLETAATHVVMEDLGKNDGSGGLIAVDAQGHIVMPFNCEGMYRGMVNENADFETFIYSEAGQVET, from the coding sequence ATGACTCGTTTTTCTCTGGCAGTACACGGCGGTGCCGGCACGATCAATAAAGCCACTCTGACCCCGGAGCTGGAGGTTCGTTACCACGAGGGTTTACGCACCGCTCTGCGAGCCGGGCATGCCATCTTGAAAGACGGCGGTAGTGCGATGGATGCTGTTACCGCAGCGGTGTGTGCTCTGGAGGATGAGCCGCTATTCAATGCGGGTCGAGGAGCCGTATTTACCAGTGAAGGTGTGCAGGAAATGGATGCTGCCGTCATGGATGGCAAAACACGCGAAGCGGGAGCTGTTGGTGGGATCTTCGGGCCTCGAAATCCGATTCTTGCCGCACGAGCCGTGATGGAGAGTACAGAGCATGTCATGTTGATCGGCCCCAATGCCCTGCAGGTTGCCAGAAACGCTGACTTACCTTTTGAAGAGGCGCCGTATTTTTTTACCCAGTCACGCTGGGATGCTCTGCAGTCGACATTGGCGATGCGTGCGACGGGGCAGGTGGACGATGATCCTGCCCGACGTCACGGTACCGTGGGTGCCGTCGCTTGTGATGCGCAGGGTAATCTTGCGGCCGCAACCTCGACCGGTGGCATGACCGCCAAAGCGCCGGGGCGAATAGGAGACACACCTATTATCGGTGCAGGTACCTATGCTGACAACAAGACCTGTGCGGTGTCAGGAACCGGGCATGGCGAGGTGTTTATCCGCTTTACCGCTGCCGCAGAAATTGCCGCTCGCATGCGGCATGCGGGAGAGTCTCTGGAGACGGCTGCAACTCATGTGGTGATGGAAGACCTGGGCAAGAACGACGGTTCAGGTGGGCTGATTGCGGTTGATGCTCAGGGTCATATCGTGATGCCCTTCAACTGCGAAGGTATGTATCGGGGCATGGTCAATGAGAACGCAGATTTTGAGACCTTTATCTATTCAGAAGCGGGGCAGGTCGAAACGTGA
- a CDS encoding AMP-binding protein: MKTKESDRMQTPLDYMTDWADGIRCWQAVYRLQSEPVVSAASARKKGFKRASELLAHSRQHSPFYAKYYSSIPTDSPLEAYPPVARSTLMDHFDEWATDRRIDKKSVNHFLSSTDTIGERYLDNYLVWTSSGTCGEPGIYVQDKNAMSIYQSLISVRYQQSGHASASTDPWHLVLNSDRMAMIAALEGHFAGTVYWKWAARLNPWLSSRTRTFSILQPVATLVERLNDWQPGFMSSYPSMLAVLANEQKSGRLKLSLNSLWSGGEQLGEQQKRKIEAAFGCNIVEDYGASEAMNMAFGCDHGRLHINTDWFILEPVDENRQVLPAGEKSATTLVTNLASRLQPIIRYDIGDSITLHTDACDCGNPLPTLSIEGRNDDTLWLPANEADHIPILPLALNTVIEEMANEFGFQINQIGAQELSIRTQGDDIQSRREAFDKIRAPLKQYFESQGTLPVKLQHDPRPPQRNAVSGKLNQVNNRSRVDHHVSTCPASE; encoded by the coding sequence ATGAAGACGAAGGAATCCGACAGGATGCAAACACCACTCGACTACATGACGGATTGGGCAGACGGTATACGTTGCTGGCAGGCTGTATACCGGTTGCAATCCGAACCGGTTGTGAGCGCAGCCTCAGCCAGAAAAAAAGGTTTTAAACGTGCTTCTGAGTTGCTAGCGCACTCTCGGCAGCACTCTCCCTTCTACGCAAAATACTATTCATCCATACCCACAGACTCACCTCTGGAAGCCTATCCTCCTGTCGCTCGCTCCACACTCATGGATCATTTCGATGAATGGGCAACCGATCGACGAATAGACAAGAAGTCCGTAAACCATTTTCTGTCGTCCACGGACACCATTGGCGAACGCTATCTTGATAACTACCTTGTCTGGACCAGCAGTGGCACCTGTGGCGAACCGGGTATTTACGTGCAGGACAAGAACGCAATGTCTATCTATCAATCGTTGATATCCGTCAGGTATCAGCAGAGTGGACACGCTTCTGCCTCTACCGACCCATGGCATCTGGTTTTGAATTCAGATCGAATGGCCATGATTGCCGCCCTGGAAGGCCATTTTGCAGGAACCGTTTACTGGAAATGGGCGGCACGACTGAACCCATGGCTTTCCAGTCGAACTCGAACCTTTTCGATTCTTCAACCTGTTGCCACCCTGGTTGAAAGGCTTAATGATTGGCAGCCAGGGTTTATGTCCAGCTACCCGAGCATGCTGGCAGTGCTTGCCAATGAACAGAAATCTGGCAGACTGAAACTATCCCTCAATAGCCTGTGGAGTGGCGGCGAACAACTCGGGGAACAACAGAAACGAAAGATAGAGGCCGCGTTCGGATGCAACATCGTCGAGGACTACGGCGCCTCCGAAGCGATGAATATGGCCTTTGGCTGCGATCATGGAAGGCTGCACATCAACACTGACTGGTTCATATTGGAACCGGTGGACGAGAACAGGCAAGTGCTACCAGCAGGTGAGAAATCGGCAACCACGCTGGTGACAAACCTGGCCAGTCGACTACAGCCCATCATTCGTTATGATATTGGCGACAGCATAACCTTGCATACCGACGCCTGTGACTGTGGAAATCCCCTACCTACCCTCAGCATTGAGGGTCGCAACGATGACACTTTATGGCTGCCTGCCAATGAGGCCGACCATATTCCAATTTTGCCACTTGCCTTGAACACCGTAATAGAGGAAATGGCAAATGAATTCGGATTCCAGATCAACCAGATCGGAGCGCAAGAACTATCAATCCGGACACAAGGCGATGACATACAGTCCCGTAGAGAAGCGTTTGATAAAATTCGTGCACCGCTGAAGCAATACTTTGAGTCTCAGGGCACCTTGCCCGTAAAGCTTCAACATGATCCTCGACCGCCACAACGAAATGCAGTCAGTGGCAAGTTGAATCAAGTGAACAACCGCTCAAGGGTCGACCATCACGTTTCGACCTGCCCCGCTTCTGAATAG
- a CDS encoding TOBE domain-containing protein translates to MKLSARNVMKGKVTSIEIGAVNAEVEVEIAPGVLLTSIITKKSCEGLELEVGKEVYALTKASNVMIGVD, encoded by the coding sequence GTGAAACTCAGTGCACGCAACGTCATGAAAGGCAAAGTCACATCGATTGAAATCGGTGCTGTCAACGCCGAAGTGGAAGTGGAAATCGCACCTGGCGTGTTATTGACATCCATCATCACCAAAAAATCCTGTGAAGGCCTTGAGCTGGAAGTAGGCAAGGAAGTGTACGCACTGACAAAGGCCAGCAACGTCATGATCGGTGTCGACTGA
- a CDS encoding flavodoxin family protein has translation MKNVLVIYYSQSGQLSKMAESVTASLNESEHVKVDYCPIKPVTAYPYPWQFYPFFDAFPESIYMNGCPVEAIEPQEKEYDLIILAYSVWFLSPAIPITGFLKTEQAKQLLKGKPVITLIACRDMWVMAQEKMKLLLVDLQATLIDNVVLTDQGGSLYAFVTTPRWMFTGKKSPFLFFPAAGVSDHAFQDSRRFGDRLLVALENDEEKTGKPLLTNMGAVSVDGKLIGSEKVGTRSFMIWGNLIKKSGKPGSVARKVVITIYVVFLFVLILTVVPLNILIRRLIYPFTKKSIEESVREYEKPSGR, from the coding sequence ATGAAAAATGTATTAGTTATTTATTACTCGCAAAGCGGTCAGTTGTCAAAGATGGCTGAATCAGTAACGGCCTCGCTTAATGAGAGTGAACACGTAAAGGTTGATTATTGCCCTATAAAGCCTGTAACTGCCTATCCTTACCCATGGCAATTTTATCCATTTTTTGATGCCTTTCCTGAATCCATATATATGAATGGCTGTCCTGTGGAAGCAATCGAGCCGCAAGAAAAAGAATATGATCTGATTATCCTGGCTTATAGCGTATGGTTTTTATCACCGGCTATTCCAATAACGGGGTTCTTGAAAACAGAACAAGCCAAACAGTTACTTAAGGGCAAGCCAGTAATTACCTTGATTGCCTGTCGTGATATGTGGGTGATGGCCCAGGAGAAAATGAAGTTATTGTTGGTAGATCTGCAAGCTACTCTCATTGATAACGTCGTTTTAACTGATCAAGGTGGATCGCTTTACGCGTTTGTGACCACTCCGCGTTGGATGTTTACGGGCAAGAAAAGTCCGTTTTTATTTTTCCCAGCTGCTGGTGTGAGTGACCATGCGTTTCAGGACAGTCGTCGCTTTGGAGATCGATTACTTGTTGCGTTGGAAAATGACGAAGAAAAAACAGGTAAACCCTTGCTTACCAACATGGGGGCAGTATCGGTAGATGGCAAACTAATTGGTAGTGAGAAGGTAGGAACTCGCTCATTCATGATATGGGGGAATCTTATTAAAAAATCAGGTAAGCCGGGATCGGTTGCAAGAAAAGTGGTGATAACCATTTATGTGGTATTTCTTTTCGTACTGATATTGACCGTTGTACCTTTGAATATACTAATTCGTCGTCTGATTTATCCGTTTACCAAAAAATCGATAGAAGAAAGTGTCCGCGAATATGAGAAGCCGTCTGGACGATAA